Proteins from a single region of Helicoverpa armigera isolate CAAS_96S chromosome 21, ASM3070526v1, whole genome shotgun sequence:
- the LOC126056531 gene encoding uncharacterized protein LOC126056531, which produces MGKRKHHDEEEYLARKIRKYEKKMSRVRRKQRSYRSASISSLERDRYSDNEYPGSPQETPQNGGAPYEVNFTLNQTSHSNVSATNSISVPAPTATFAPAPDPTSVVIPVATSTPNIPPPLENAPTEGIQELDLQPDILCLLGEEPVREEKFGVNVHKDIASRWSDILVNGIKDQTKNEILKAYNVPDNLRVAQAPTLNPEIRAAVNESALKRDDILIDKQKILSVVITSLANTITSVLTTTSIDETFKCQMLKCLSDAGRLLCHAHYDETQTRRNFLLSCLNKEIKDSVKDLKRDHMLFGTDLQDNLKFMKAIIKTGSELKSSAAKPKLPPKNLQPKGSTPRALNWRGPPPPQSQPRRAPARPNPTAGGRKQQPSTRRATDRRAPRQQSRPSRR; this is translated from the exons aTGGGAAAACGAAAACACCACGACGAAGAAGAGTATTTGGCTCGAAAAATCAGAAAATACGAGAAAAAGATGTCTCGAGTTCGCCGTAAACAAAGGAGTTACCGCAGTGCATCCATTTCAAGTTTAGAACGTGATCGATATTCGGATAACGAATACCCCGGGTCGCCGCAGGAGACTCCACAAAACGGAG GAGCCCCTTATGAAgtaaattttacattaaatcaaACTTCACATTCAAACGTCTCGGCTACCAATAGTATATCCGTGCCCGCACCGACGGCAACTTTTGCTCCCGCACCTGATCCTACTTCTGTTGTTATACCCGTGGCCACGTCCACGCCAAATATACCGCCGCCGCTAGAAAATGCGCCTACGGAAGGTATACAGGAATTAGACCTACAACctgatattttgtgtttactcGGAGAAGAGCCTGTGAGGGAAGAGAAGTTCGGTGTGAATGTTCACAAAGACATTGCTAGCCGCTGGTCTGATATATTAGTTAATGGTATTAAGGATCAAACTAAAAATGAGATATTGAAGGCCTATAATGTACCTGATAATCTTAGAGTTGCTCAGGCTCCGACACTTAATCCTGAAATAAGAGCGGCGGTGAATGAAAGTGCCTTGAAGAGAGACGATATTCTGATTGATAAACAGAAGATTTTGTCTGTTGTCATAACAAGTTTGGCAAATACAATCACGTCTGTTTTGACAACTACTTCCATCGACGAGACGTTCAAGTGTCAGATGTTAAAATGCCTTAGTGATGCCGGTAGACTCTTGTGTCATGCACATTATGATGAGACACAAACTAGAAGGAATTTTTTGCTGTCGTGCCTTAACAAAGAGATCAAAGATAGTGTTAAGGACCTTAAACGTGATCACATGTTATTTGGTACTGATCTtcaagataatttaaaatttatgaaaGCTATTATAAAAACAGGTTCCGAGTTAAAATCTTCGGCTGCTAAGCCGAAGTTACCACCCAAAAATTTGCAACCGAAAGGATCAACTCCAAGGGCTTTAAACTGGAGGGGCCCGCCACCGCCGCAGTCACAGCCTCGCCGCGCGCCAGCGAGACCGAACCCGACGGCTGGTGGGCGCAAGCAGCAGCCATCAACGCGCCGTGCGACGGACCGTCGTGCTCCACGTCAGCAGAGCCGGCCCTCGCGCCGCTAG
- the LOC110382610 gene encoding 26S proteasome regulatory subunit 10B has product MPAGPSAMDGLREKAFQDYRKKLMEHKEVESRLKEMRDKLKDVTKQYDKSENDLKALQSVGQIVGEVLKQLTEEKFIVKATNGPRYVVGCRRQLDKQKLKGGTRVALDMTTLTIMRHLPREVDPLVYNMSHEDPGDVTYSAIGGLQEQIRQLREVIELPLMNPELFVRVGITPPKGCLLYGPPGTGKTLLARAVASQLDANFLKVVSSAIVDKYIGESARLIREMFNYARDHQPCIIFMDEIDAIGGRRFSEGTSADREIQRTLMELLNQMDGFDSLGQVKIIMATNRPDTLDPALLRPGRLDRKIEIPLPNEQARLEILKIHASPIAKHGEMDYEAVVKLSDTFNGADLRNVCTEAGLFAIRAEREYIIQEDLMKAVRKVADNKKLESKLDYKPV; this is encoded by the exons atgcctGCCGGACCATCAGCCATGGACGGGCTACGTGAAAAAGCCTTTCAAGACTACAGAAAGAAGTTAATGGAACACAAAGAAGTAGAATCCAGACTGAAAGAAA TGAGAGACAAACTGAAGGATGTGACCAAACAGTATGACAAGAGTGAGAATGACCTCAAGGCCCTGCAGAGCGTTGGTCAGATTGTTGGAGAAGTTCTGAAGCAGCTCACTGAAGAGAAAT TTATAGTAAAAGCAACGAACGGCCCTCGCTATGTGGTCGGCTGTCGTCGTCAGTTGGACAAACAGAAGCTGAAGGGAGGCACTAGGGTCGCGCTCGACATGACCACGCTCACTATCATGAGGCATTTGCCTAGAGag gTTGACCCCCTGGTATACAACATGAGTCATGAGGACCCTGGTGATGTCACATACTCTGCTATTGGAGGTCTGCAGGAACAGATCAGACAGCTCAGAGAG GTGATTGAACTCCCCCTAATGAACCCAGAACTGTTTGTCCGAGTGGGCATCACTCCTCCCAAAGGCTGTCTGCTGTACGGTCCCCCCGGTACCGGCAAGACTTTGCTGGCCAGGGCGGTAGCTTCACAGCTTGATGCTAACTTCTTGAAG GTGGTATCCTCAGCGATAGTGGACAAGTACATCGGCGAGTCGGCTCGCCTCATCCGCGAGATGTTCAACTACGCCCGCGACCACCAGCCCTGCATCATATTCATGGACGAGATCGATGCTATCG GTGGTCGCCGTTTCTCGGAAGGCACAAGTGCTGACCGTGAAATCCAGCGTACTCTCATGGAACTGCTCAACCAGATGGACGGCTTCGACTCTCTAGGCCAGGTCAAGATCATCATGGCCACCAACAGGCCTGATACCTTGGACCCTGCCCTGTTAAGACCTGGCAGGCTTGACAGGAAGATTGAGATTCCTTTGCCTAATGAACAGGCTAG ACTTGAAATCCTAAAGATCCACGCTTCGCCGATAGCTAAGCACGGCGAGATGGACTACGAGGCGGTCGTCAAACTGTCTGACACGTTCAACGGTGCCGATCTCAGGAACGTCTGCACCGAAGCCGGTCTGTTCGCTATCCGTGCTGAGAGGGAGTATATTATACAG GAGGATCTAATGAAAGCTGTGCGTAAGGTAGCAGATAACAAGAAACTGGAGAGCAAGTTGGACTACAAACCCGtctaa
- the LOC110382611 gene encoding TGF-beta-activated kinase 1 and MAP3K7-binding protein 1: MIARPWTDDLPKCKNSCVASYFSRLGGGNTNTTDDYLCFYCQTEDNFSLYGVFEPHNGLDAARFIMQRMAAEILFPPPSANTDEEIRERLRNAFISVEKAYTENYDGMIAERTSLQYQLQVVDAQVSQNFNILARLKEIDVHLSGGAAVVIALVHANKLFVAHVGDTRALLCRTDDNAVLRVVQLTVDHSLNNEDELLRLQQLGLDVNKLRNAQYLGNQTGTRCLGNYLVKGLYKAFPTISAAVSEPVIAAPEIHGPILLDESCRFLVLVSAGVYKRIQESKGSYEQTNKQLAQMIVENFRKQTDFRMVSQAVLEEIEQEFVSYCVKNNLTPKPNTHMSLLIRNFNFLPTNEDEIPPNHSVTKNASVRFNPIVQSKSNTLLNEIDSEIYSSGTNEIETNDSNIDTNRSMESTSDIYPVGRPFDRDRKIKGYVDFSCYFENVAKARKNGTLPDFIK; this comes from the exons ATGATAGCTCGGCCGTGGACCGACGACTTGCCAAAATGCAAGAATTCCTGTGTAGCGTCATATTTTTCGCGTCTAGGAGGCGGAAATACAAACACCACGGATGATTATCTCTGTTTTTACTGCCAGACTGAAGATAACTT TTCTCTATATGGAGTATTTGAGCCCCACAATGGACTGGACGCAGCCAGGTTTATCATGCAGAGGATGGCTGCGGAGATCCTGTTCCCGCCACCTTCCGCTAACACTGATGAAGAGATTAGGGAACGGCTGAG AAATGCTTTCATATCAGTAGAAAAAGCGTATACAGAGAACTATGACGGCATGATTGCTGAGAGAACCAGCTTGCAGTACCAGTTACAAGTTGTAGATGCACAG GTATCCCAAAACTTCAACATCCTAGCCCGACTAAAAGAAATAGACGTGCACCTATCCGGAGGTGCCGCAGTGGTCATCGCCCTAGTCCATGCCAACAAACTGTTTGTAGCCCACGTCGGAGACACTAGGGCTCTGCTGTGTAGGACCGATGATAATGCTGTGTTGAGAGTGGTGCAATTGACTGTGGATCATAGCTTGAATAATGAGGATGAGTTGCTGAGATTGCAGCAGTTGGGACTAGATGTTAATAAGTTGAGGAATG CACAATACCTAGGTAATCAGACAGGCACTAGATGTCTAGGCAACTACCTAGTCAAGGGGCTGTATAAAGCGTTCCCCACCATCAGTGCCGCAGTCTCCGAGCCTGTCATAGCTGCTCCGGAGATACATGGACCCATACTATTAGATGAGTCTTGCAG ATTCCTAGTCCTAGTAAGTGCCGGAGTCTACAAACGCATACAAGAATCCAAAGGAAGTTACGAGCAAACCAACAAACAGCTCGCGCAAATGATTGTAGAGAACTTCAGAAAACAGACCGACTTCCGAATGGTCAGCCAAGCTGTTCTCGAAGAAATCGAACAAGAATTCGTCTCCTACtgcgtaaaaaataatttaacaccGAAACCTAACACCCATATGTCTTTATTAATAAGAAACTTTAACTTTTTACCTACAAACGAAGATGAAATACCACCGAATCATAGTGTAACTAAAAACGCCTCTGTTCGATTCAATCCGATTGTACAATCGAAATCGAATACTCTACTTAACGAAATCGATTCGGAAATTTACTCGTCGGGAACGAATGAGATTGAAACGAACGATTCGAATATCGATACTAATCGGTCTATGGAATCGACTTCGGATATTTATCCCGTTGGTAGGCCGTTTGATAGGGATCGGAAGATTAAGGGGTATGTTgatttttcttgttattttgaaaatgttgctAAAGCTCGAAAAAATGGGACTTTGCCGgattttattaagtaa